The Acidiphilium multivorum AIU301 genome includes the window GGAGACCTGAGTGGAAAAGCCTTGCAAAGCCGTTGGAGCGTTGCGCGGTGGTCGCGATCGTGATTCTCTCCCTTTGATGCCGAACATCATGTGTTTGGCGTGGAGGAAAGAATGCCGCCGAAGCTGAATGCCTCGCAGGATGATCTCGAACTGTTCCGCTCGCGGCTGGAGAACATCATCGACCAGCGGCATCCCCTGACGCGGCTGGCCCGGCTGATCGACTGGCGGGTCTTCGAGGAACGCTTTGGCGCACTCTACGCCGAGGCGGCGGGACGTCCGGCGCTGCCGACCCGCCTGATGGTGGCGCTGCATCTTCTCAAGCACATGGATAGGCTGTCCGACGAAGCGATTTGCGCGCGCTATCTCGACAGTCCGTATGTCCAGGCATTCTGCGGCGAGACGCATTTCCAGCACACGCTGCCCCTTGACCGATCCTCGATGACGCGCTGGCGCAAGCGGATCGGGGCGGAGCGGATGGAGGCCCTGCTCGCCGAGACGCTGGCGGCGGCCGAGCGGGGTGGGGCCGTTGCGGAGAAGCACTACGAGCGGGTCACCATCGATACCACGGTCCAGCCAAAGGCCGTGACGCATCCGACCGACAGCAAGCTCCTGCACAGAGGCATCGAGACACTGGCGCGGATGGCACGCCGGCACGGCATCACGCTACGCCAGTCGTATCGCCGGGTCGCGCGCTACGCCAGGCAGGAGGCGGCGCGCCTGCACCATGGTGGCAAACGCCACGAGGCCGAGGCTCGCGTGCGCAAGCTGCGAACCTGGCTGGGCCGGCTGGCTCGTGACATCACCCGCAAGATCGCAGGCAACGCTGAAGCGAAGGCCGCGTTCGCCGAAACGCTGGGCGTGATCAATCGCCTGCTTCGCCAGAAGCGCTCCGACCGCGGTGCCGACAAGCTCTATTCCCTGCACGCACCTGAGGTGGAGTGCATCGGCAAGGGCAAGGCCAGGACGCGCTTCGAATTCGGCGTGAAGGTCTCCATCGCCACCACCAACGCCGCTGCACCCGGCGGTCAGTTCGTTCTCGGCATGCAGAGCCAGCCGGGAAATCCCTATGACGGCCACACCCTGGCCGGCCAGATCGAGCAGGTCGAGCGGATCACCGGCGTTGCCGTCGCCCGCGCCTATCGCGGCCACGGCGTCGAAGCCGAGGGCAGAAGGATCTTCATCTCCCGCCAGAAACGCGGCATCACCCCCACCATCCGCCGCGAGTTGCGCCGACGCACAGCCATCGAACCCGTCATCGGCCACATGAAGACCAATGGCCATCTGGGGCGAAACTTCCTGCTCGGCGTCGACGGTGATGCCATCAACGCCGTCCTCGCCGGCGCCGGCCACAACCTCCGCCTCCTGCGCAGATGGCTGATCAGGCTTCTTTGCGCCCTCGTCGCATGGCTCTCTGCACCAAACCGCTCACCAAGCCCCGGCTTCACGCACCGCCAGATCACATAGTTCACAGGCGACTAGCTAGAGGCCGGCGACGTGATCGAGTTCAAGGGCGTGCACTATCCGAAGTCGGTGATCCTGTACGCGGGATTCTTCTACCTGCGCTACGCCGTCTCCTACCGCGACTTGGAGGAGATCCTTGGGGAGCGGGGGGTTACCGTCGACCACGCGACGCTGAACCGCTGGGTAGTGAAGTTCGCGCCGCTAATCGCGGCCCAGGCGCAAGCGAGGAAGCGGCCGACCGCCACCTCCTGGCGGATGGATGAGACCTACATCAAGGTGAAGGGCAAGTGGACCTACCTCTACCGTGCCGTGGACCGGGATGGCCAAACTCTTGATTTCATGCTCTCGGAGCGCCGCAATCTGGCCGCTGCCCGGCGGTTCTTCAAACGGGCAATTGCCGCCAACGGCGTGCCCGACCGGGTTGTCATCGACAAAAGCGGTGCAAATCTTGCGGGCCTGCAGGCGGTGAATGTGATCCTGAAATTCACCGGCGATGGACGCACCATCGAGGTCCGGCAGGTCAAATTCCTCAATAACATACTTGAACAGGACCATCGCTTCATCAAGCAGATCACCGGCCCGATGATGGGCTTCAAGGCGTTCCACTCGGCCGCAGCGACCATCGCCGGGATTGAGGCCGCCCACGTGATCAGAAAAGGCCAGATCCCGGCCAACGGCACCAGCGCGTTTCAGACCTTCGCGGAGCTCGCGGCATAATAGTGTCCCTAGCTCGGGCTACTCCGCCATCCGGAAAAGTTTGCGACGTAACCCTCTTCCGTCCTGTGGGCGTGCTGCGATCGAGTTGTACAACACCGGCAGGCCGCACAGTTCGCTCGGATATCGCCCGCCGCCCCCAGAAACCGCGACGCCGCCACGGCCGCCCTCCGGTTCCGCTTCGCTCCACCGAAGGCCGGCCATGGCGGCGGAGACAAGAATGCACTAACTTCCAACACGCACCACTCACTGGGGGCCGGTCAAGCCGTTTCGGAAGCGTTCCACCGGCAGGCAGTAAACCGGTCGTTTGATTGCCGGCACCCCAGCATTCAACCAACGCTCCGGTGCAATCAGCGTGGGCACGACACCGATGATTGCGATCCCAGTTGCAGCCGTTATGCGCCCATGTGCAATGATTTCGGGCCAGACCCCAAAAACCTGTTGCAATCATTCCGGGCACAGCCGCCCGATGATTGCGATCCCAAGCACCGATGATTGCAGTTCACTACACAAACCGATCCGGCAGGCCGAACCCCTCCAGCCCCACCGCACGATACGGCACCGCGTGCAGAGCGGCGATCGCTTCGATCATCCCGGTCTGGATCGCACCGCGACCAGTGCCGCCAGCCCCGGAATCCACCCCTCCAGATACGCGCCCAGTCGCACCGGATCGAGCCGATGCTGCTGCAGACCCTCGCCTAACCCCTCATCCATCCAGGTCCCTCCCGACCCGCACTGTCCGCGATCGCCGTGGACTGTCAAGCGCGGCCGAGGGCAGGATCAACTCACGGTGTCGCCCCTGACCGTGACCGGGCTGGTCGCCTCCGAAATCCGCTTGCCGACCTTCTCCACCTGGTTGCGCTGGCCCCCGGTCATGTCGCCGTCCATGTGAAAATCGACCACGCCGAGCAGCTTGCCGGTCTCTGCCACGAACAGCAGGTTCTTATGCGCGTTGCCGCCGACATGGATGTGGTTGATCCCACTCGTCCCCGGCGCGCTGCGCCCCACGTTGGCGCCGATCGCCATCCGTACCGCCTGCGCCATCAGCCGGTCG containing:
- a CDS encoding IS5 family transposase, encoding MPPKLNASQDDLELFRSRLENIIDQRHPLTRLARLIDWRVFEERFGALYAEAAGRPALPTRLMVALHLLKHMDRLSDEAICARYLDSPYVQAFCGETHFQHTLPLDRSSMTRWRKRIGAERMEALLAETLAAAERGGAVAEKHYERVTIDTTVQPKAVTHPTDSKLLHRGIETLARMARRHGITLRQSYRRVARYARQEAARLHHGGKRHEAEARVRKLRTWLGRLARDITRKIAGNAEAKAAFAETLGVINRLLRQKRSDRGADKLYSLHAPEVECIGKGKARTRFEFGVKVSIATTNAAAPGGQFVLGMQSQPGNPYDGHTLAGQIEQVERITGVAVARAYRGHGVEAEGRRIFISRQKRGITPTIRRELRRRTAIEPVIGHMKTNGHLGRNFLLGVDGDAINAVLAGAGHNLRLLRRWLIRLLCALVAWLSAPNRSPSPGFTHRQIT
- a CDS encoding IS6 family transposase, with amino-acid sequence MIEFKGVHYPKSVILYAGFFYLRYAVSYRDLEEILGERGVTVDHATLNRWVVKFAPLIAAQAQARKRPTATSWRMDETYIKVKGKWTYLYRAVDRDGQTLDFMLSERRNLAAARRFFKRAIAANGVPDRVVIDKSGANLAGLQAVNVILKFTGDGRTIEVRQVKFLNNILEQDHRFIKQITGPMMGFKAFHSAAATIAGIEAAHVIRKGQIPANGTSAFQTFAELAA